One stretch of Juglans microcarpa x Juglans regia isolate MS1-56 chromosome 3D, Jm3101_v1.0, whole genome shotgun sequence DNA includes these proteins:
- the LOC121255563 gene encoding isocitrate dehydrogenase [NAD] regulatory subunit 1, mitochondrial gives MARRALPILKRLTAPRPTWSRSVTYMPRPGDGEPRPVTLIPGDGVGPLVTNAVEQVMEAMHAPVYFERYDVHGDMNRVPQEVIDSIRKNNVCLKGGLRTPVGGGVSSLNVQLRKELDLYASLVNCFNLPGLPTRHENVDIVVIRENTEGEYSGLEHEVVPGVVESLKVITKFCSERIAKYAFEYAYLNNRKQVTAVHKANIMKLADGLFLESCREVATKYPSINYNEIIVDNCCMQLVSKPEQFDVMVTPNLYGNLVANTAAGIAGGTGVMPGGNAGADHAVFEQGASAGNVGKDKVVQQNKANPVALLLSSAMMLRHLQFPSFADRLETAVKRVIYEGKYRTKDLGGDSTTQEVVDAVIANLD, from the exons ATGGCCCGCCGAGCCCTCCCTATCCTGAAGCGGCTAACCGCCCCGCGCCCCACATGGAGTCGATCCGTGACCTACATGCCCCGACCGGGCGACGGGGAGCCACGCCCGGTGACGTTGATCCCGGGGGACGGCGTGGGCCCGCTGGTGACGAACGCGGTGGAGCAGGTGATGGAGGCGATGCACGCGCCGGTGTACTTCGAGCGGTACGACGTGCACGGCGACATGAACCGGGTCCCGCAGGAGGTGATCGATTCGATTCGGAAGAACAATGTTTGCTTGAAGGGGGGGCTGAGGACACCGGTCGGCGGTGGAGTGAGCTCGCTCAATGTTCAGCTTCGGAAGGAGCTCGACCTCTACGCCTCGCTTGTGAATTGCTTTAATCTCCCTGGCCTTCCCACACGGCACGAGAACGTGGATATCGTTGTGATTAGGGAGAACACCGAGGGGGAGTACTCGGGGCTCGAGCACGAGGTGGTCCCCGGCGTCGTCGAAAGCCTCAAG GTGATAACAAAGTTCTGCTCAGAACGTATTGCAAAATACGCCTTTGAGTATGCATACCTAAACAACAGGAAACAGGTGACGGCTGTCCACAAAGCCAACATTATGAAACTTGCAGATGGTTTGTTTCTAGAGTCTTGCCGGGAGGTTGCTACCAAATATCCCAGTATCAATTACAATGAGATTATTGTGGACAACTGCTGCATGCAACTGGTTTCGAAGCCCGAGCAATTTGATGTTATG GTGACTCCTAATCTTTATGGCAATCTAGTGGCGAACACAGCAGCTGGTATTGCTGGAGGAACTGGTGTCATGCCGGGAG GCAATGCTGGGGCTGATCATGCTGTGTTTGAGCAAGGTGCTTCAGCGGGAAACGTGGGAAAGGATAAGGTAGTGCAGCAAAATAAGGCCAATCCTGTGGCTTTGCTCCTCTCATCAGCCATGATGCTCAGGCACCTTCAGTTTCCTTCATTTGCTGACCGGCTCGAGACTGCTGTGAAACGTGTAATCTATGAGGGCAAGTACCGTACAAAAGATCTTGGTGGAGACAGCACTACCCAGGAGGTGGTGGATGCTGTCATTGCTAATCTGGACTGA
- the LOC121255582 gene encoding SEC1 family transport protein SLY1-like has protein sequence MALNLRQKHTECIARMLNLNQPVNATGTANEEVYKILIYDKFCQNILSPLIHVKDLRKHGVTLYFLIDKDRKPVHGVPAVYFVQPNQANIQRVIADASRSLYDSFHLNFSSSIPRPLLEELASGTLNSDSINQISKVHDQYLEFVTLEDSLFSLAQKSSYVQLNHPSAGDREIEEIVERIVTGLFCVLATLAVVPIIRCPRGGPAEMVASALDQRLRDHLLSKNNLFTEGGSFMSSFQRPILCIFDRNFELSVGIQHDFRYRALVHDVLGLRLNRLSVQGEKGGMRSYELDSSDPFWVVNGSLEFPEVAVEIESQLNKYKKDVDEVNKRTGGTDGAEFDGTDLMGNTKHLMNAVNSLPELTERKQVIDKHTNIATVLLGEIKERSLDSYAKKENDMLVRGNIDRNELLGVLRGKGTKMDKLRFAVMYLISSENINQSEVESVEVALREFEVDTSAFQYVKKLKSLNASMATTNSASRNNIVDWAEKFYAVTAGVKNLLSSDRQLALTRTVELLMDGKPNPEIDSYLVFDPRAPKSSSGASHIRGPFKEAIVFMIGGGNYVEYGSLQEFAQRQQPVKHVIYGATEILTGVEFVEQLTLLGHKMGFGSNAAAPTQ, from the exons ATGGCTCTCAATCTTCGTCAAAAGCACACAG AATGTATTGCTCGAATGTTGAATCTGAACCAACCAGTGAACGCAACGGGCACCGCAAATGAAGAAGTTTACAAGATCTTAATCTACGATAAGTTTTGCCAAAACATTCTTTCCCCATTGATCCACGTTAAGGACCTTCGGAAACACGGCGTGACCCTCTACTTTCTTATCGATAAGGATAGAAAGCCAGTCCATGGAGTGCCCGCAGTATATTTTGTCCAACCAAATCAAGCCAATATTCAGCGGGTCATTGCTGACGCGTCCCGGTCACTCTATGATAGTTTCCATCTCAATTTCTCCTCCTCTATTCCTCGCCCGCTTCTTGAAGAACTTGCATCTGGGACTTTGAATTCAGATTCGATAAATCAGATTTCGAAGGTGCATGATCAATATTTGGAGTTTGTGACGTTGGAGGATAGCTTGTTTTCATTGGCCCAGAAGTCCAGTTATGTGCAATTAAATCATCCGTCTGCTGGGGATCGTGAGATTGAAGAGATTGTGGAGAGGATTGTTACTGGGTTATTCTGTGTTTTGGCTACCCTAGCCGTGGTTCCGATAATCAGGTGCCCACGTGGTGGGCCGGCTGAAATGGTTGCTTCTGCATTGGATCAGAGACTGCGGGACCATTTGTTGTCAAAGAACAATTTGTTTACAGAAGGTGGGAGTTTTATGAGCTCTTTCCAGAGACCAATTTTGTGTATATTTGATAGGAATTTTGAATTGTCAGTCGGGATACAGCACGATTTTAGGTACCGAGCTCTTGTTCATGATGTTCTTGGATTGAGGCTCAATAGGTTAAGTGTTCAAGGTGAGAAGGGTGGGATGAGGTCATATGAGTTGGATAGTTCAGATCCCTTTTGGGTGGTAAATGGGTCACTTGAATTTCCTGAAGTTGCAGTGGAGATTGAGTCTCAATTGAATAAGTATAAGAAAGATGTTGATGAAGTGAATAAAAGGACTGGTGGGACTGATGGGGCTGAGTTTGATGGGACAGACTTAATGGGGAACACAAAGCATTTGATGAATGCAGTGAACTCACTGCCTGAGTTAACAGAGCGGAAGCAGGTTATAGATAAGCACACCAATATTGCAACTGTTTTGTTGGGTGAGATCAAGGAGAGGTCGCTTGATTCTTATGCGAAAAAGGAGAATGACATGCTGGTCCGAGGGAATATTGATCGGAATGAGCTGCTTGGTGTGCTCAGAGGGAAAGGGACAAAGATGGATAAGCTGCGGTTTGCTGTCATGTATCTGATCTCTTCAGAAAACATTAATCAGTCAGAAGTAGAATCAGTGGAAGTTGCACTTAGAGAGTTCGAGGTTGATACTAGTGCATTTCAGTATGTGAAAAAATTGAAGTCGTTGAATGCCTCAATGGCAACAACAAATTCAGCTAGCAGAAATAACATTGTAGACTGGGCTGAGAAATTCTATGCTGTGACAGCAGGTGTGAAGAATCTGTTATCTAGCGATAGGCAACTGGCATTGACAAGGACAGTGGAACTCTTGATGGACGGGAAACCTAACCCTGAAATTGATAGTTACCTAGTATTTGATCCCCGTGCTCCCAAGTCAAGTTCTGGTGCTAGTCATATAAGAGGACCATTTAAGGAAGCTATTGTCTTCATGATTGGTGGTGGTAATTATGTTGAGTATGGGAGCTTGCAAGAGTTTGCACAGCGTCAGCAACCTGTCAAGCATGTTATATATGGAGCAACAGAAATTCTCACAGGAGTGGAGTTTGTTGAGCAGCTTACACTGCTGGGGCATAAGATGGGATTTGGGAGTAATGCTGCTGCTCCAACTCAGTGA